One region of Coregonus clupeaformis isolate EN_2021a chromosome 31, ASM2061545v1, whole genome shotgun sequence genomic DNA includes:
- the LOC121547974 gene encoding BTB/POZ domain-containing protein KCTD21-like has protein sequence MLNLNSSDSNTNSNCSSLLDPVSLNVGGEIYTTTLDTLTRYRDSMLGAMFTGQISTLRDERGNVFIDRDGKVFRYILNFLRSSSLDLPEGFSEMRLLRREADFFQIRPLLDEIQRHIETGALSLRDAPRRAMLLVDVDCQVHMLHFNLRRAPENYELRTCSVRILTAKIFCTWRAFLVLLCERFSYRTTQGPTSPLPSDQRHNRLKLEWVPQPDELPQDQYEKQRYRGLVVSDSWATQTHFGDLCDVIIPRRSPCEVKDMHRFLEELLTVSLAEGFRVDSVTPDSMDVLNCRTLQLVR, from the exons ATGCTGAACCTAAACTCCTCGGACAGCAACACTAACAGCAACTGTAGCTCCCTGTTGGACCCCGTGTCTCTCAACGTTGGCGGTGAGATCTACACTACGACCCTGGACACTCTGACGCGCTACCGAGACTCCATGCTGGGCGCCATGTTCACTGGACAGATCTCCACGCTTAGGGACGAACGCGGAAACGTTTTCATCGACCGCGACGGGAAGGTTTTCCGCTATATCCTGAACTTCCTGCGTTCCAGCTCCCTGGACCTGCCGGAGGGGTTCTCTGAGATGAGACTGCTGAGGAGGGAAGCAGATTTCTTCCAGATACGCCCCCTACTGGATGAGATACAGCGGCACATTGAGACTGGAGCGCTCAGCCTGAGAGATGCACCCAGAAGAGCCATGCTGCTGGTGGATGTGgactgccag GTGCACATGCTACACTTCAATCTACGGCGTGCTCCAGAGAACTACGAACTCCGCACATGCTCAGTGCGCATCCTCACCGCCAAAATCTTCTGTACCTGGCGTGCCTTCCTGGTTCTCCTCTGTGAGCGTTTCTCCTACCGCACCACCCAGGGTcctacctcccccctccccagTGACCAGCGCCACAACCGTCTCAAATTAGAGTGGGTTCCCCAGCCAGACGAACTTCCCCAGGACCAGTATGAGAAACAGCGGTACAGAGGACTCGTCGTCTCAGACTCTTGGGCCACACAGACCCACTTTGGTGACCTCTGTGATGTCATCATCCCGCGCCGCAGCCCCTGTGAGGTCAAAGACATGCACAGGTTTTTGGAGGAGCTGCTGACGGTGTCTCTGGCAGAGGGTTTTAGGGTTGACTCAGTGACCCCTGACTCCATGGACGTTTTGAACTGCCGTACTCTGCAGCTTGTACGGTAG